A genomic segment from Bacillus rossius redtenbacheri isolate Brsri chromosome 5, Brsri_v3, whole genome shotgun sequence encodes:
- the LOC134532373 gene encoding uncharacterized PE-PGRS family protein PE_PGRS46-like has product MIRTLCVVATVLAIAQVGLSQRPGQAGGSGWTVGQGGQMGGQNGRPGSGSVGGSTGQVAGQGSYPGGMGGQTGFPGSGSVGGSNGQVGGQGGYPGGMGGQTGFPGSGSVGGSNGQVGGQGGNAGGQQGGQIWGQQS; this is encoded by the exons ATGATCAGGACCTTG TGTGTAGTGGCGACAGTCTTGGCCATCGCCCAGGTGGGACTATCGCAGCGGCCAGGACAGGCCGGAGGAAGCGGCTGGACCGTCGGACAAGGAGGCCAGATGGGCGGTCAAAATGGCCGTCCCGGAAGTGGCTCTGTGGGTGGGTCAACTGGGCAGGTTGCCGGACAAGGCAGCTACCCTGGCGGAATGGGCGGTCAGACCGGTTTTCCTGGAAGCGGCTCTGTGGGCGGGTCAAATGGCCAGGTTGGCGGACAAGGCGGCTACCCTGGCGGAATGGGCGGTCAGACCGGTTTTCCTGGAAGCGGCTCTGTGGGCGGGTCAAATGGCCAGGTTGGCGGACAAGGCGGAAACGCTGGTGGCCAGCAAGGAGGTCAAATTTGGGGTCAGCAAAGCTGA